The window CAATGTGTTGCTGACCCAGGCTCTAAGTAGTTGATTTTATGCTGCCATCCACTGGTTGAATTTTAAATCCCTACTTACTAACTAAAATTATTGTGGTACTTTGGGTATATTTTAAATACACAGAGGGCATCAGGATTTTAATTACAACACTACACTTTCCAGATTTACAATAATGATAATTtatggaaaaagtgaaaaaataaacatatttatttatacagtaaatttaaaatacactgaCAAAGCCAAGTCTAGCGAAGATAGCCACCATTAgtcatttattcaatttttttcaaagattttctAATACTCATTAATGTTTAagacttagcttttttttttgtcttccagaTGCTGTTCCATTGATTTCCTCAGTGGAATGACAGTAGCATGAAGGATTTAACAAGAGGGAGCCATTCTCTAGGCCTTGCCCTTTCAAGGGCCTTGAATATCCTAGACCCCCTGCCCTACCCCTACACGTacatatacactcacacacatatgcacacactcaGCTTTTTTTCAACACATGGTACCCGTGTCACTTAGGATGTAGTACTCAGTGCTCAACAGAGACTGATAACTCTAAACATCTATTCAACAtcagcctcaataaatttaaaaggattgaaatgatacaaaatatattttttgaccaCGGCAGATTTAAATTAGAGATTAATGATGAAATGCtatctggaaaatccccaaatatttcaaaattaaacaacacatttttagATCATTATTgtcaattaaatgaaaatgatgtgAAAGTCTTGATTGTAGGTCAGAGCTCATATTCTCATTCAGTAGAGTCACTTTGGatattctgaatttattttaatactgtTTCTGAAGCTTTTTGTTAAAGATTTATAGATTTATCTTGAGACCAGGTCAAGATTCTGTTGCCTACATTGATTAAGCAGAATGCCATTGAAACAAATGGTGTTTCTTTTGTGTATTATAAATTACCAGAGGTCTTTTACAGGCACTTGCCACTTgctttccatctctttctctctctgtcttatttgtcatcttttctaccctttcttcttccttctttttataagATCCACACTTCTCAACTAGTGTATTTAAACCAGATGATCTCTTGCAAGCCACaggatactttaaaaatattgttagaGTTGCTGCCACCATAAAATTATTCAGATATAAAAAGGCTACACTATTCCAGAATCCAAGAGAAACTCATCTTAACCTCAAAAGAGTCACAAGCagataaaaaaatccaaattttcaTATCTATCAAATcttatcttaaaaaaatattgtattcTATCTGTGAATCCCCAAAAGTATGTAGCCGAGttagtcatttgttaaatggaAGAGAATTATCATATTTTAGGCACCacattagatttttatttataatcattttatcTGCTAATCCTCAAAAATGTTTTATGAGTTAGGTTTtccagatgaaaaaactgagataGAGAGAGGTTAACTATGTAACTTGCTCAAAGCCACACAACTAATAAGTTGTAGAGAGAAGATTTCAATCTAGGTTTTTGTGACTCCAAAACCTAAATTCTAAAATTTGGGTAACAAGATACAATAGATTTCCTTCTTTACTCTATCCCTTGCTTAAGCACTTGGCTTTTCCTCCAGCCAGCTAGAAAGAGTTCCCTTTAGTGACTAGGTCATTTTGCAGTCAGTGGTTGCCTAAGTAGCTTGAAAAAGTGAATGATGCATCCAGACATTTGTCAGCCAGCCACACTCCGTGATCCCAAGTAAAGGAATGCTGGAGGTAGATAGATATTAAATAACTAGTAACCCTGATGCAATTATTACAAAATTATTGGGTAATTGAAAAATTTTAtgattttccaaataaaacatgCTTGGCAGAATGCTGTCTATTGCAAACTATGCATAGTTTAGAAATTAAGCTTGTAGTCATGGGCACAAGGTTTAACATGATATAATATACTACCTTTGAACAAGAGTTGTCCCTCTTATCACTAGTGTGAAGTTATATTTTCTTCCCAACTCCCACTCCTTGGCAAAAGCTTACAGTCTGTTTACCTTGTTAGCTCAGATAAGAGATTTCtatagttttttaatttaattgaaagTGCAAATTCCACAGCATTCATAATATTAGAAAACTTGATGAATGCAATTTAACTATGCATAGGAAAAGAGCCCTCCATGGTGCATGCCAACTCAGGTTGTTTCAACTTAATACCAAACCTACAACCGAGCTTGTATATCATGAGATCGTAAAGgtttacaaaatgttttcaaCACTTAGGAGTTCACTTACCAATTGCCTGCAGAGAAATGgtcaaagatacgattcttgtatTACTATGTGGTAGAATATATTAATTCACTTCAggtcaacaaatgtttattaagcacATACCATAACTGTATAGACAATAAAAAGATGTGTTTATTTTACACTCTTAGCAGATTTTAACTTTGAGTGGTTGTTAGACAGgtaaataaataaccaaatatACAACAGAACAAGAAAGGTATCTTAAAGGAGGTACAAAGCACTGTAGGCATACAGCAGAGGAGAGATAATATATAACTCTTTGGGGGAGTTTTGAGCCTGAAGGACAACTAGTCCTTGCATAGACGTGTACTAGGGAAGGAGGAAAACAACAGCTAAAGCATCATCAGTAACACacaccacacagacacacaagcaCTAGCTGTATGAAGGGAAAAGTGAGTCATTTACTTATTCTGGAGTTTGAATTCCTCCACACTGCCTTCAGAGCAACAGTGGGAGATCACACAGGTGGACTGGGGCCATATTTAGGAAGACCAGAACACAGAACCGGTTCTTTGTAATTCAAGAGGCATTACTGATATAAAGACACTCATATTGTTTTACCATAGTTTTTGGTATCTTCAGAAATATGGACCACCTGTCCCTACtctcttctatatataatttaattttttatagtcGTTATATAGCATTTCATTATATAGAGGTACCAATTTTAATCTGACCTCCTATTGTTGGATCTATAGGTCTTTCTAATATTCAGCCATGGTAATAATATTATAACaatcattttgctattttttcctttacttcagATTACTTCATTAGGTTTGAATCCTAGATATTTCACTGCTTGGATAGGGTATGAACAATTTAAGCTtgctgatatatattttttaatgaattttctcAAGCATTTGTGCCAATTTACATTTCAGCTTGAACTTTGGtaatttttatggattttaattGTTGCCCTTGAATCCCTTATAGGTGCTGCCAAACCTCTGATAAATATTTCTCCATGAGAGACTGCTGGGTTTTACTTTAATGCTTAATTTCAATAGAAGAACTTTAATAAGCTTGACTAAATATTTAGAATGCACATTGTCTTGAGTGAAAATGTGTGCATAATAAATAGAGTAATAGAAATCTTTTTAGATGACTACTCTATACTCATCTTACGGAAGGCATATAATGAAACAAGTTCATTTGGTTACTTCCTCAAACTGTCAATATAATGAGAAATGTGAGGAAatgcccacaaaaaaaaaaaaaagggaatgaggAAGGCTAAAGTGTAAAGTTGAAGTGACAGcattaggaaacaaaaacaacagaacccTCCCAGAAAAATCTAAAATGCTTTAAAGGCAAACATTCACCAGAGTTGGAGCTTTCTTTACGACATCTGAACAGAGACAAGTAGCCTATTTGACCTTTGCCATGATTATTAAGCACTTCTTTGAAATTGTGTTGGTGCTGCTGGCCTCTTACACTCTCTTCTCCCTGGAACTAAAACTGCTTCTCTTCCAACAAAGAAGAGTGAACAGAGAGAGTTTAAAACTCTTGAATAAATTGCAAACTTCATCGATTCAGCAGTGTCTACCATACAGGAAAAACTTCCTGCTTCCCCAGATGTCAGTGAATCCTCACCAGCACCAGAAAGGACATGCAGTGGCCATTCTTCATGAGATACTTCAACAGATCGTCAACCTCTTCAGGGAAAATATTTCTCTGGTCAGTTGGGAGGAAAGTCAGGTGGAGAAGTTCCTCACTGAGCTTCATCAACAGCTGGAACACCTAGAGGAACGCATAGGACtggaagcagaagagaaaagtgGCACCTTGGGCAGTGAGAACTTAAGGTTACAGGTTAAAACATACTTCCGAAGGATCCATAACTACCTGGAAAACCAGGAATACAGCAGCTGTGCCTGGACCATTGTCCAGGTAGAAATCAACCGATGCCTGTTCTCTGTTTTCAGACTCACAGGAAAGGTGAGCCAACAAGGAGTGGACTCTTGAACAAGAGGAAGCAAGAGCTGACTGCAAGCTTTAAAACCATAGGGTAGATGGAGGATGAAAGGGCTTCTCCAAATGCTATCATTTCTTTTTGCCATAAGATAGTAGTATTCCTTTCATTGTGTAGTATGTATATTTATCTGCTTTAAGATTTTCTATAGTGATCGTAATTGTTTTATTTAGTAATGtcactttatattttctgttttcaattgtTTATGAATTCAAATTGATTCTATATTTCATTATTCAAATGGTTAGTCAAATGGGAGTATTTTCATGTAAGTTAGCTAGGTAGATATAATGAACTATGTTCTCCAGAGTAGTAATAATACTTTCCTTAACATGGGATGTTCATTCCAtcaattttcttctttgccaGAATTTggtagaaataatgaaaaaggcTAGGAATAATGGTCATTCCAAAATATCATTGTACTTTGAATATTTTAGTCACAAGTGACACATTAGAAATATGGccaaaggatatgaacagacagTTTGCAGTTTGAACACCTGAAAAGAGGATCAACCTCACTCATAATTgtaaatatatgaattaaaactAAGAAGCCATTTGTAACCTATTAGATTGGTCAAAGTCCAAagt of the Tamandua tetradactyla isolate mTamTet1 chromosome 2, mTamTet1.pri, whole genome shotgun sequence genome contains:
- the IFNE gene encoding interferon epsilon, producing MIIKHFFEIVLVLLASYTLFSLELKLLLFQQRRVNRESLKLLNKLQTSSIQQCLPYRKNFLLPQMSVNPHQHQKGHAVAILHEILQQIVNLFRENISLVSWEESQVEKFLTELHQQLEHLEERIGLEAEEKSGTLGSENLRLQVKTYFRRIHNYLENQEYSSCAWTIVQVEINRCLFSVFRLTGKVSQQGVDS